From Streptomyces durmitorensis, a single genomic window includes:
- a CDS encoding Uma2 family endonuclease — protein sequence MGTVPKSDVIVFDKTGLDIATLDRIPAEKVVLAVEVVSPGSRKDDRFLKPGMYAEAGIAYYWRVERGDEIAPVVHEFWRHHESGVFVPSPERPVHTGKLTTEVPFPIDIDLRSLIEV from the coding sequence GTGGGCACCGTTCCGAAGTCTGACGTCATCGTCTTCGACAAGACCGGCCTCGACATCGCCACCTTGGACCGCATCCCAGCAGAGAAGGTCGTCCTGGCGGTCGAGGTCGTCTCCCCCGGCTCACGGAAGGATGATCGCTTCCTCAAGCCGGGAATGTACGCGGAAGCGGGCATCGCCTACTACTGGCGTGTGGAGCGCGGCGACGAGATCGCCCCGGTCGTCCATGAGTTCTGGCGGCACCACGAGTCCGGCGTATTCGTCCCGAGTCCCGAACGCCCCGTCCACACCGGCAAGCTCACCACCGAGGTGCCCTTCCCGATCGACATCGACCTGCGGAGTCTGATCGAGGTCTGA
- a CDS encoding FadD3 family acyl-CoA ligase, with translation MRGDLEWGSIPGLVRAAAERYGEREAVVDGRTRISYEELGRRVERAAAACMANGVNSGDRVAVWAPNTLDWIVSALGAVTAGAVLVPLNTRFKGAEASYVLQRSRAKLLFVTGTFLGTSYVASLRRAAVEGEGEGPLPGLPHLEQVVVLSDDAPEDFRTWKDFVASGDGVSGQDVRERADGVETAAPSDIIYTSGTTGRPKGAVITHAQTLRCYDVWSELAGLREGDRYLIVNPFFHTFGYKAGIIACLMRGATMIPQPVFNVDTVLANVAAERISVLPGPPTLHQSLLDHPARDQHDLSALRLVVTGAAVVPLQLVERLRTELRIATVLTAYGLSEASGIVTMCRQGDAAQTIASTSGRAIPDTEVRVVSPGGEVLSPGHPGEVLVRGHNVMQGYFEDPAETKKAVTPDGWLRTGDVGVLDGAGNLRITDRIKDMFIVGGFNAYPAEIEQLIGVHPQVADVAVIGVPDPRLGEVGKAYVVRRPAAVLTADDLIAWSRREMANYKVPREVEFVTELPRNASGKVLKHELRGHRA, from the coding sequence ATGCGCGGCGACCTGGAGTGGGGCAGCATCCCGGGACTGGTCCGGGCGGCGGCCGAGCGGTACGGGGAGCGGGAGGCGGTCGTCGACGGCCGCACCCGCATCTCGTACGAGGAGCTCGGCCGGCGCGTGGAGCGGGCCGCCGCCGCGTGCATGGCCAACGGGGTCAACTCCGGTGACCGGGTGGCCGTCTGGGCCCCCAACACCCTCGACTGGATCGTCTCGGCGCTCGGCGCGGTGACCGCGGGCGCGGTCCTCGTCCCCCTCAACACCCGCTTCAAGGGCGCGGAGGCGTCCTACGTACTGCAACGCAGCCGCGCGAAGCTGCTCTTCGTGACGGGCACCTTCCTCGGCACGTCGTACGTCGCGTCGCTGCGCCGCGCGGCCGTGGAGGGCGAGGGGGAGGGGCCGCTGCCCGGCCTTCCGCACCTGGAGCAGGTGGTGGTCCTCTCCGACGACGCCCCGGAGGACTTCCGTACCTGGAAAGACTTCGTGGCCAGCGGCGACGGGGTGAGCGGACAGGACGTACGGGAGCGCGCGGACGGCGTCGAGACGGCGGCGCCCTCGGACATCATCTACACCTCGGGCACGACGGGCCGCCCCAAGGGCGCGGTCATCACCCACGCCCAGACCCTGCGCTGCTACGACGTATGGAGCGAACTCGCGGGCCTGCGCGAAGGCGACCGCTATCTGATCGTCAACCCCTTCTTCCACACCTTCGGCTACAAGGCGGGGATCATCGCCTGCCTGATGCGCGGCGCGACGATGATCCCGCAGCCGGTCTTCAACGTGGACACGGTCCTGGCGAACGTGGCCGCGGAACGGATCTCGGTCCTGCCAGGACCACCCACCCTCCACCAGTCCCTCCTCGACCACCCCGCCCGCGACCAGCACGACCTGTCGGCCCTGCGCCTGGTGGTGACGGGCGCGGCGGTGGTCCCCCTGCAACTGGTCGAGCGCCTGCGTACCGAGCTGCGCATCGCCACGGTCCTGACGGCGTACGGCCTCTCGGAGGCGAGCGGCATCGTCACGATGTGCCGCCAGGGAGACGCGGCGCAGACCATCGCGTCGACCTCGGGCCGGGCCATCCCGGACACGGAGGTGCGGGTGGTGAGCCCCGGCGGCGAGGTGCTTTCGCCGGGCCACCCGGGAGAGGTCCTGGTCCGCGGACACAACGTCATGCAGGGTTATTTCGAGGACCCGGCGGAGACGAAGAAGGCGGTCACGCCGGACGGCTGGCTGCGGACGGGTGATGTCGGGGTCCTGGACGGGGCCGGCAACCTCCGGATCACGGACCGGATCAAGGACATGTTCATCGTCGGCGGATTCAACGCCTACCCCGCGGAGATAGAGCAACTCATCGGCGTGCACCCGCAGGTGGCGGACGTCGCGGTGATCGGCGTACCGGATCCGCGGCTCGGTGAGGTGGGGAAGGCGTACGTGGTGCGGCGGCCTGCCGCGGTGCTCACGGCGGACGACCTGATCGCGTGGTCACGCCGCGAAATGGCGAACTACAAGGTCCCCAGGGAGGTCGAGTTCGTGACGGAGCTGCCGAGGAACGCGAGCGGCAAGGTCCTCAAACACGAACTGCGAGGCCACCGAGCCTAG
- the dnaE gene encoding DNA polymerase III subunit alpha gives MPKPFTHLHVHTQYSLLDGAARLGDMFKACDELGMSHIAMTDHGNLHGAYDFFHQAQGAGVTPIIGIEAYVAPGSRRDKRKVRWGQPHQKRDDVSGSGGYTHKTLWAADRTGLHNLFRLSSDAYAEGWLQKWPRMDKETLAAWSEGIIASTGCPSGELQTRLRLGQFDEARKAAGEYQDIFGKDRYFLELMDHGIEIERRVRDGLLEIGKELGIPPLVTNDSHYTYAHESAAHDALLCIQTGKNLSDPDRFRFDGTGYHLKSGDEMYAIDTSDAWQEGCRNTLLVAEQIDTTGMFEKRDLMPKFEVPDGYTEVSWFRDEVATGMRRRFPEGVGDAYARQAEYEMDVIIQMGFPGYFLVVADFIMWAKYNGIAVGPGRGSAAGSLVSYAMGITDLDPIEHGLIFERFLNPERVSMPDVDIDFDERRRVEVIRYVTRKYGADKVAMIGTYGKIKAKNAIKDSARVLGYPYAMGDRLTKAMPPDAGGKGIELAGITDPSHPRHGEAGEIRGMYENEPDVKKVIDTAKGVEGLVRQMGVHAAGVIMSSETITDHVPVWVRHSDGVTITQWDYPQCESLGLLKIDFLGLRNLTIMDDAVKMVAANKGVDLDLLTIPLDDSRTFELFGRGDTLGVFQFDGGPMRSLMRLMKPDEFEDITAVTALYRPGPMGMNTHTNYALRKNAQQEIIPIHPEVEEPLRDVLGLTYGLVVYQEQVQKAAQVLAGYTLGQADLLRRAMGKKKKEVLDKEFVPFRDGCRERGYGDEAIQAVWDVLVPFAGYAFNKAHAAAYALVSYWTAYLKANYPAEYMAAVLTSVRDDKDKSAVYLNECRRMGIRVLPPNVNASVANFAAQGDDVILFGLTAVRNVGASVVDVIVKCRKEKGKYESFPDYLEKVDATACNKRTTESLIKAGAFDEMGHTRKGLTACYEPLIDNVVQVKRREAEGQFDLFGGERFGGEREAADPGLGLGLGLGLGLDVEFPSGEWEKTYLLAQEREMLGLYVSDHPLFGVEHVLAAKADAAIASLTGGEHADGAVVTIGGIISGLQRKVTKQGNAWAVATVEDLAGSLECMFFPAAYQLVSTQLVEDTVVFVKGRLDKREDVPRLVGMELSVPDLSHAAADAPVLLDMHEPQVTPLSVAQLKEILRSHPGPTEVRLRVRGRERTTVYRLGFRVAVRPEFWADLKAAVVVARGA, from the coding sequence GTGCCGAAGCCCTTCACCCACCTGCACGTCCACACCCAGTACTCGCTCCTCGACGGAGCCGCCCGTCTCGGCGACATGTTCAAGGCCTGCGACGAGCTGGGCATGTCGCACATCGCGATGACGGACCACGGCAATCTGCACGGTGCGTACGACTTCTTCCACCAGGCCCAGGGCGCGGGCGTCACGCCGATCATCGGCATCGAGGCGTATGTGGCGCCGGGGTCCCGCCGCGACAAGCGGAAGGTCCGGTGGGGGCAGCCGCACCAGAAGCGGGACGACGTGTCCGGCTCCGGTGGGTACACCCACAAGACCCTCTGGGCGGCGGACAGAACGGGGCTGCACAATCTCTTCCGGCTGTCGTCGGACGCGTATGCCGAGGGCTGGCTGCAGAAGTGGCCTCGCATGGACAAGGAGACCCTGGCCGCGTGGTCGGAGGGGATCATCGCCTCCACCGGATGCCCGTCGGGCGAGCTGCAGACGCGTCTTCGCCTCGGGCAGTTCGACGAGGCCCGCAAGGCGGCGGGCGAGTACCAGGACATCTTCGGCAAGGACCGCTATTTCCTGGAGCTGATGGACCACGGCATCGAGATCGAACGCCGGGTCAGGGACGGTCTGTTGGAGATCGGGAAGGAACTGGGGATCCCTCCGCTCGTCACCAATGACTCGCACTACACCTACGCCCACGAATCCGCCGCCCACGACGCCCTGCTCTGCATCCAGACCGGCAAGAACCTCTCGGACCCGGACCGCTTCCGTTTCGACGGCACGGGCTACCACCTGAAGTCCGGGGACGAGATGTACGCCATCGACACCTCGGACGCCTGGCAGGAGGGGTGCAGGAACACGCTGCTGGTCGCCGAGCAGATCGACACCACCGGGATGTTCGAGAAGCGCGACCTCATGCCCAAATTCGAGGTGCCGGACGGTTATACGGAGGTCAGTTGGTTCCGCGACGAGGTGGCCACGGGAATGCGGCGGCGGTTTCCGGAAGGGGTGGGGGACGCGTATGCGCGGCAGGCCGAGTACGAGATGGACGTCATCATCCAGATGGGGTTCCCGGGCTATTTCCTCGTGGTCGCCGACTTCATCATGTGGGCCAAGTACAACGGCATCGCGGTGGGCCCGGGGCGCGGTTCGGCAGCCGGTTCACTCGTCTCGTACGCGATGGGCATCACGGACCTCGACCCCATCGAGCACGGCCTCATCTTCGAGCGGTTCCTGAATCCCGAGCGCGTCTCGATGCCGGACGTCGACATCGACTTCGACGAGCGCAGGCGCGTGGAAGTGATCCGGTATGTGACGCGGAAGTACGGCGCCGACAAGGTCGCCATGATCGGCACATACGGGAAGATCAAGGCGAAGAACGCCATCAAGGACTCCGCGCGGGTCCTCGGATATCCGTACGCGATGGGCGACCGCCTGACGAAGGCGATGCCACCGGACGCGGGCGGAAAGGGAATCGAGCTCGCCGGCATCACGGACCCCTCCCACCCTCGCCACGGCGAGGCGGGCGAGATCCGGGGGATGTACGAGAACGAACCCGACGTGAAGAAGGTCATCGACACCGCGAAAGGTGTGGAGGGCCTGGTCAGACAGATGGGCGTGCACGCGGCAGGCGTCATCATGTCCAGCGAGACCATCACCGACCACGTGCCGGTGTGGGTGCGGCACAGCGACGGCGTGACGATCACGCAGTGGGACTATCCGCAGTGCGAGTCGCTCGGCCTGCTCAAGATAGACTTCCTGGGCCTCAGGAATCTGACCATCATGGACGACGCGGTCAAAATGGTGGCGGCGAACAAGGGCGTGGATCTCGATCTCCTCACCATCCCCCTCGACGATTCCCGCACCTTCGAACTCTTCGGCCGCGGCGACACATTGGGCGTGTTCCAGTTCGACGGCGGCCCGATGCGTTCGCTGATGCGCCTGATGAAGCCGGACGAGTTCGAGGACATCACGGCGGTCACCGCGCTGTACCGGCCGGGACCGATGGGCATGAATACGCACACGAACTACGCACTGCGGAAGAACGCCCAGCAGGAGATCATCCCCATTCACCCGGAGGTGGAGGAGCCCCTGCGGGATGTGCTCGGCCTGACGTACGGCCTGGTCGTCTACCAGGAGCAGGTACAGAAGGCGGCGCAGGTGCTCGCGGGCTACACGCTCGGCCAGGCGGATCTGCTGCGCAGGGCCATGGGCAAGAAGAAGAAGGAAGTCCTGGACAAGGAATTCGTCCCGTTCCGTGACGGCTGCCGGGAGCGGGGTTACGGGGACGAGGCGATCCAGGCGGTCTGGGACGTCCTTGTCCCGTTCGCGGGCTACGCGTTCAACAAGGCGCATGCGGCGGCGTACGCACTGGTCTCGTACTGGACGGCGTACTTGAAGGCGAATTACCCGGCCGAGTACATGGCCGCCGTGCTGACCTCCGTCCGTGACGACAAGGACAAGTCCGCGGTCTATCTCAACGAGTGCCGCCGGATGGGGATCAGGGTCCTGCCGCCGAATGTGAACGCGTCGGTGGCGAACTTCGCGGCACAGGGCGACGACGTCATTCTCTTCGGCCTGACGGCGGTGCGGAATGTGGGGGCGAGCGTGGTCGACGTGATCGTCAAGTGCCGCAAGGAGAAGGGGAAGTACGAGTCATTCCCCGACTACCTGGAGAAGGTGGACGCGACCGCGTGCAACAAACGCACGACCGAGTCACTCATCAAGGCGGGCGCCTTCGACGAGATGGGCCATACGCGCAAAGGGCTCACGGCTTGCTACGAGCCCTTGATCGACAATGTCGTACAGGTGAAGCGGAGGGAGGCGGAGGGCCAGTTCGACCTCTTCGGGGGCGAGCGTTTCGGGGGCGAGCGGGAAGCGGCCGATCCGGGGCTCGGACTCGGGCTCGGGCTCGGGCTCGGGCTCGACGTCGAGTTCCCCTCCGGGGAGTGGGAGAAGACGTATCTCCTCGCCCAGGAGCGGGAGATGCTCGGCCTCTACGTCTCCGACCACCCCCTCTTCGGCGTCGAGCACGTCCTGGCGGCGAAGGCCGACGCGGCGATCGCGAGCCTGACCGGGGGCGAGCACGCGGACGGCGCGGTGGTGACCATCGGCGGCATCATCTCCGGGCTCCAGCGCAAGGTGACGAAGCAGGGCAACGCGTGGGCGGTCGCCACGGTGGAGGATCTGGCGGGATCGCTGGAGTGCATGTTCTTTCCGGCGGCGTATCAGCTGGTGTCGACCCAACTGGTGGAGGACACGGTGGTGTTCGTGAAGGGTCGCCTCGACAAACGGGAGGATGTCCCGCGCCTGGTGGGGATGGAGCTGTCGGTCCCAGACCTCTCGCACGCGGCGGCGGACGCGCCCGTGCTCCTCGACATGCACGAGCCCCAGGTCACCCCGCTCTCGGTCGCCCAGCTGAAGGAGATCCTCCGCTCGCACCCGGGCCCCACGGAGGTGCGGCTGCGGGTGCGGGGGAGGGAGCGGACGACGGTGTACCGGCTCGGGTTCCGGGTCGCGGTCCGCCCGGAGTTCTGGGCGGACCTCAAGGCGGCGGTGGTGGTGGCGCGGGGGGCGTAG
- a CDS encoding alpha/beta fold hydrolase, whose translation MSHHAPHHRLVDVPGGRIHLVEQGTGPLVLLVHGFPESWYSWRHQLPVLAEAGFRAVAIDVRGYGRSSKPREVDAYRMLAHVADNVGVVRALGAETATIVGHDWGSAIAANSALLRPDVFTAVGLLSVPYAPRGGPRPTDAFAMIGGGDEEFYVSYFQEEGTAEAEIEPDVRGWLAGFYAGLSADTMPSPDHPSLHFVARGGRMSDRFGPASRLPSWLAEADLDVYAGEFERTGMTGALNRYRNVDRDWEDLAPWDGAPITQPSLFIGGDQDASTTWLADAIKAYPRTLPGLVSSHILEGCGHWVQQERAFEVNRLLVEWLRAFHVA comes from the coding sequence ATGTCGCACCACGCCCCGCACCACCGCCTGGTGGACGTCCCCGGCGGCCGGATCCACCTCGTGGAACAGGGCACGGGCCCCTTGGTCCTCCTGGTCCACGGCTTCCCCGAGTCCTGGTACTCGTGGCGTCACCAGCTCCCGGTGCTCGCCGAGGCGGGCTTTCGCGCGGTGGCGATCGACGTGCGTGGCTACGGCCGCTCGTCGAAGCCGCGGGAGGTGGACGCGTACCGGATGCTGGCGCACGTCGCCGACAACGTCGGGGTCGTCCGCGCCCTGGGCGCGGAGACCGCGACGATCGTGGGCCACGACTGGGGCTCGGCCATCGCGGCGAACTCGGCACTGCTGAGGCCGGACGTGTTCACGGCGGTGGGCCTGCTGAGCGTCCCCTACGCGCCCCGGGGCGGGCCCCGTCCCACGGACGCGTTCGCCATGATCGGCGGAGGGGACGAGGAGTTCTACGTCAGCTACTTCCAGGAGGAGGGGACGGCGGAGGCGGAGATCGAGCCGGATGTGCGGGGCTGGCTCGCGGGGTTCTACGCGGGCCTGTCGGCGGACACGATGCCGTCGCCCGACCACCCGAGCCTTCACTTCGTGGCCAGGGGCGGACGGATGTCGGACCGCTTCGGGCCGGCATCGAGGCTGCCCTCCTGGCTGGCGGAGGCCGATCTCGACGTCTACGCGGGCGAGTTCGAGCGGACGGGGATGACGGGCGCCCTCAACCGCTACCGCAACGTCGACCGCGACTGGGAGGACCTGGCGCCGTGGGACGGCGCCCCCATCACTCAGCCGTCACTGTTCATCGGCGGCGACCAGGACGCGTCGACGACGTGGCTGGCGGACGCGATCAAGGCGTACCCGCGGACGCTGCCCGGCCTGGTGTCCTCGCACATCCTGGAGGGATGCGGGCACTGGGTGCAGCAGGAGCGGGCGTTCGAGGTGAACCGGCTCCTGGTGGAGTGGCTGAGGGCGTTCCACGTGGCGTGA
- a CDS encoding TetR/AcrR family transcriptional regulator — protein MGHREQLMTGAKRCLQERGYARTTSRDIAAAANNAPVGTINYHYGSKEALLNAALLETLMEWGTAIVDRPVGAEGGAPETLERMWARIIGSEATDRPMLVASTEAFAQAERAPEIREQIAAAYERARPEMAAHLHGIDAADDPDTARAVGSVHMALVAGLTQQWLIDPDHAPSAHDVAVGLRVIARRLEEDAGSAPTAD, from the coding sequence ATGGGACACCGAGAACAGCTGATGACCGGCGCCAAGCGATGCCTTCAGGAGCGGGGATACGCCCGTACGACCTCCCGGGACATCGCCGCCGCCGCGAACAACGCCCCCGTAGGGACGATCAACTACCACTACGGCTCCAAGGAGGCCCTGCTCAACGCCGCTCTCCTGGAGACCCTCATGGAGTGGGGCACAGCGATCGTCGACCGGCCGGTGGGCGCGGAGGGCGGTGCGCCCGAGACCCTGGAGCGGATGTGGGCCCGCATCATCGGGTCCGAGGCCACGGACCGGCCCATGCTGGTCGCGAGCACCGAGGCCTTCGCGCAGGCCGAGCGTGCCCCCGAGATCCGCGAGCAGATCGCCGCCGCGTACGAGCGCGCGCGCCCCGAGATGGCCGCCCATCTGCACGGCATCGATGCCGCCGATGACCCGGACACGGCCCGCGCGGTCGGCTCGGTCCACATGGCCCTGGTCGCGGGCCTGACCCAGCAGTGGCTCATCGACCCGGACCACGCGCCGTCCGCGCACGACGTGGCGGTCGGCCTGCGGGTCATCGCCCGGCGGCTCGAAGAGGACGCCGGGTCCGCACCCACAGCCGACTGA
- a CDS encoding DJ-1/PfpI family protein translates to MQIAILLYDKFTVLDAVGPFQTLAGLPGAEVVFVAEQAGPVLDDTRALSLVATKSLAEVSSPDIVVVPGSPEPDLKNEALLNWLRAVDATTTWTTSVCTGSLILAAAGLLKGRRATSHWLALEQIKQFGVDSTGQRVVFDGKYVTGAGVSAGIDMGLTLAGKIAGDEHAQTVQLLIEYDPQPPYDAGSPEKAPPALVEKFRAQPAAQA, encoded by the coding sequence ATGCAAATAGCGATCCTGCTCTACGACAAGTTCACCGTTCTCGACGCCGTCGGCCCCTTCCAGACCCTCGCCGGACTCCCCGGCGCCGAAGTCGTCTTCGTCGCCGAGCAGGCCGGTCCCGTACTCGACGACACCCGCGCCCTCTCCCTCGTCGCCACGAAGTCCCTCGCCGAGGTCAGCAGCCCGGACATCGTCGTCGTACCGGGAAGTCCTGAGCCCGATCTCAAGAACGAGGCCCTGCTGAACTGGCTGCGCGCCGTTGATGCCACCACCACCTGGACCACCTCCGTCTGCACCGGGTCCCTCATCCTCGCGGCCGCCGGGCTTCTCAAGGGGCGCCGGGCCACGTCCCATTGGCTCGCCCTTGAGCAGATCAAGCAGTTCGGGGTCGACTCCACGGGGCAGCGCGTCGTGTTCGACGGGAAGTACGTCACCGGGGCGGGCGTCTCCGCCGGGATCGACATGGGGCTCACCCTCGCCGGGAAGATCGCGGGCGACGAGCACGCGCAGACCGTGCAGCTGCTCATCGAGTACGACCCCCAGCCGCCGTACGACGCGGGCTCCCCGGAGAAGGCCCCGCCCGCCCTGGTCGAAAAGTTCCGGGCGCAGCCCGCCGCCCAGGCCTAG
- a CDS encoding VOC family protein produces MTTLVRHLTFDCSDAYRQGTFWAEVLGGKVSDDDIPGDPEALVEAEGITLLFVTVPETKTVKNRVHVDLQPQDRTRDEEVERVLELGAKLVEDHRVPDGRGWVTLSDPEGNEFCIERSRGERDAAN; encoded by the coding sequence ATGACCACACTCGTGCGCCACCTCACGTTCGACTGTTCCGACGCCTACCGTCAGGGCACCTTCTGGGCCGAAGTGCTCGGCGGCAAGGTCTCCGACGACGACATCCCCGGTGACCCGGAAGCCCTCGTCGAGGCCGAAGGCATCACCCTGCTCTTCGTGACCGTCCCCGAGACCAAGACCGTCAAGAACCGCGTGCACGTCGACCTGCAGCCGCAGGACCGCACCCGTGACGAGGAAGTCGAGCGGGTCCTTGAGCTGGGCGCCAAGCTCGTGGAGGATCACCGCGTGCCCGACGGGCGGGGCTGGGTCACGCTCAGCGACCCGGAGGGCAACGAGTTCTGCATCGAGCGCAGCCGCGGGGAGCGGGACGCGGCCAACTAG